The sequence below is a genomic window from Cucumis melo cultivar AY chromosome 5, USDA_Cmelo_AY_1.0, whole genome shotgun sequence.
TGTGGACATCCTTTATCCAATGCGTAATTGAGTTAGGGTTGCGCATTGTGAATATTTAAAGGGCACTTAGTCCTTTAGTTAGGGTTTGTCGTTTTGTTTATCTTAAAAGCAACATTTTTATTATCTTGTTTTAGCTGTTTCACTTGTGTTAGAAGAAGGAAACCCTCTATGTGTTGGACACATACTCCATTCTTCTAACTATTGTGCATTGTGATTAATTGATTATGAGAGGGAGACCCACAAACTAGAGAGGAGTTCAAGTTCTTTAAAGAGGAAGTTTTTGTCTTGGGGGAGCCTGATATCatcttcattaaaaaataataacaaataaagaaatttgGAGGTGAAATTAGTAtctagatttaaaaaaaaaaaaaaactactctCAACAGTTTATGGATATTCTTGAAACAAAACTTTTAACGTTTCTATCTAAAACTAATGGTAAGAATATTTTTGAAccattttgaaagtttaagggtATTTTTGAACTTGTGAAAAGTTTATGAATATTTTCTTACACAAAATGCAAAGTTGAGGggtattttgttttgtttctttataATTTTACCCAAATAAAACTAAACAACAAATTGTCACTAATGTAAATATAACTATAATTAAaggatttttcttttcatatataGCCACATatctttaatttgttttaaaattataaaatgtttgtttactaatttaaatttaacttaaattttattttaaatcattccttttttttatataatttatctagggtcttttaaaaaatataaaaaagcaacaaagtatttacattgtatagaagtttagatttgactaatttgttacacgatcgtttagatttgacagacgatttttttttcaaaatttggtataaacaattttttttaatattctttatactAGTTTTGGTTACCTTAATTTAAATGTTTAACCAATTTTTCCAAGATTCTTATACaccagatttggttacctaatctaaacaaagaaaagaagaaacgtaaaaaagaaaagaagaaagacgatacaatgcatgcaatgaatggaaaaaaaggaaaaagaagaaagaggaagaaagacatggactcatgatagaaagaaaaagaagagtacAAACGAAGACGAGTAGTATGGTGGAAGACGATTAAAAAATCACATGAGAAAGATTTATGCTTTATGATTTGTTACACTAGCAGtaaatatttcattagtttttttatttatattgacTTTTAGCGataatgataaattttttttatatttgtgtAAAATTAAGACATCAATATTCTTTTGTCTGAAATTATATTTTGAATCTtggttattattttaaaaagtaaaacaatattgttttgttctatttggttattatttatttttgccTTGCTCTGTAATTACTTTGGCTATTATTGAATGATATATGAGGATAAAATAGAagtaaccaaaaaaaaaagagaaaagagaaaaggcatgcgaaaattttaaattatcttCTAAAATCACAATTCCCATGCTTAAGGTTGTGTTTATAAGCACATATACAAAAATACACGTTACCCTATTATTTATCGTAGAATTGTTTATATCAGTATTTATATGTTCTCTTGTTTTTGCTTTTGGGTTGTCTATTTTTTGAAATGTCCAAGAATTTGTAATTTGGCTGCGCACTCGCTAGTCAGGTTGACTATTTATAatgttttgattgtttttttgGATAGGCCCTAGAGGTTGGAGCGTGGATTTTTGGGAGGATATCCCCGTTGTTTTCTCCTCTGTTCTTGAAGAGAGATTATAATCTATTGTAATTGTTGCATTCTTATTTTCCGAAAAAACAAGTTTTTGGAGAAAATTCCAATCATAAGAAATGtcaatccttttccttttatctctCTCAACAATTTCTTCTTTCTAACTAATTGTCTTGTTGATAATGTCGACAAGGATTAATGATTGTTGTCTCGAGGTGGAAAGGAGATTGTTGCTATCGTGTTAACGCAACTTTCATTTCTACCATTTTGACACTTACAATCTCATTCTCATTGTGCACTTGATTCTCCGCTTATTCTAAcaccatttaaaatttcaataattctAATTACATTCTTGTgaccaaaagaaaaatagaaaataagaaTGAAAATAGGGACAGGTGTTGGAAGCATATCGGGTAGATGCGGGAAATCATAAGAGCCACAAATGTGTGTTGCAATCCGTTTCTGTTATTTAGGACCAAAGAAATCGAACGGAAGTCTCACTCTTCCTTCCTTGGAAATGCATTCACTATTACATCTAATCCCCTCTTGAGTGTGAGCAGTGAGCAGTGAGCAGTGAAGAATTTTGATGTTCACCACCATGTCTTTAGCTCCCCATTATCTCTATTCTTCACGCTTACTTCCCAAAATTTGCCCTCCTAACcattcctcttcctcttccttcaTTCTATGCTCTCAATCCCATTCCCATCCCAAACTCTCTCATCCACCTTTCTCCACTTCCTTTTCAACTTCTCATTCCCTTAAACACTCACCTTTCATCCTCAGAGCATCCGATACAGAATCCAAAACCGACACTGATTCAGATGATCCTAACCAACAACCTTACGAAGAGTACGAAGTGGAGCTAGAGCAGCCTTATGGTTTGAAATTCGCCAAGGGCCGAGATGGTGGAACTTATATCGACGCCATTGCTCCTGGTGGTTTTGCCGACAAGACTGGATTGTTCACCGTTGGTGATAGAGTTCTTGCTACCAGGTTCCTCTCAGTTCAGCTTTTCTTCATCAATAACTATTTATTTCATACGCTTAGCAATTTTGAATTGTCAAAGAAAAAACTATAGGATGTGCTTTCGTCCATTACCTGCGACTTTTCAAAACGGTGTATGCAGGTTCAATGCATAACTTTTTCTTTAAACATCGTCCCTGAATCTTTATTTGTGGCGCCTGGATGAACCCTGAGATAGCGTGATCACCATCTCCGTTATATTAACCTTATGCGCTTTCGTTGCTATGTTCAAAATCACATATGAGACTAAAAGCTTATTTTGCAACATTCATCACTTCCGACGTTGAAATTATCACAATCTAGATAGGTTACAATAATACAACATGCAACTCATATCCTTGACActagaagaagatgaacaacGCTTCAAAATTGGATTCTTGTTGATTTCTGTATTCATCCTAATGGAAGTAAAATGAAGCTTCCACAGGTTAGAATTTTAATTGACCCAACTGTTTTAGTGAAAGGTGAATTATAATGCCATGTGCTCATAACTTCTgtcttcttgttgttgttgcgtggtgtatttttgttttaaaagaaagttcaaagaagaaaaaaaaaaagagaagactAGTTTGCATGATTTCTACATATCTCCAACAAACGTGGCTTAGCCTAGAATGAAAATGTGAAACAGAAATATCCTAGCAGAAACATTCGCAGCTTTTCTTCCATGGTTGGGATATGATAAACAAAATCGCTTCATCTATGCAGTGCAGTATTTGGTACAGAAATATGGCCCGCTGCTGAATACGGAAGGACAATGTACACAATTCGGCAAAGAATTGGTCCGTTACTCATGAAAATGCAGAAGAGATATGGTTAGTTATCAATCACACTCAACACATGAATAACCCATAGCAAATGAAAATGAAGGATGATCAGATTTCTTATCTTAAATTGGCTGACGACTTGTATATATCTTAGTTCACAAAAAGACATAATACTCTTAACATCCTCTATAAATATGACCTTTATAAATTGTTTGTGATTGTTTTTTCAGGAAAAACAGATAGTTTCGGTGAGTTAACGGAAAAGGAGATAATCAGAGCAGAAAGAAACTCGGGCGTAGTCAGTAATAAAGTGAGAGAAATTCAAGTAAGTGAATGTTTTCTATTAGCTAATAGTATCCTATTGAGGCAAGTAACATCTCCATTCTCTTTCCTCATTTTTCTAAGCTTGGCAAGTAAGTATCATGCAATACTTCGCAGTTAGCAGAATGTCAGTGAGGACTTATCTGGAAAATATGAGCTGCGAAACATTGATTTAGCATTTAAAATCTCTGCTATATTGTTGGCATATTATAGGTCTAATTGTTGTTACAGTTGCAAAATGCCTTGAGAATGAAGGAGCAGAAAGCACGCAGAGAAAATGACCTACGCCAAGGGCTGCGTCTCTACAAGTATGTGGTGTATATCCAACTTATCCTCTCCCCGTATGGTTTACTTTTGTAGTGAAGACACATCAATGCCCAAATTCCTACTTTCTTTCTGTTTTTTCCCCTCAAGGAATGCTAAATATGAGGAAGCCTTAGAGAAATTCGAATCAGTGTTGGGATCAAAACCAACTCCAGACGAAGCTTCGGTTGCTAGTTACAATGTTGCATGCTGTTATTCCCAACTAAATCAGGTAATGCTTTTGCTTTAATGTGGAATTTGTTGTAACAATATCTAAAATTGCAATCTCATGTTGAATATGAAACTTCGGCTTAGGTTGAGGTTGATGTAGATTATACAATAATTGTTGCCCATAGTTTATTTAGAAAAGTCATTTgtgaaatgaaataaaaatagtaTTTCACTGAActtcaattttaaattagaaagaaaTAGTAGATTTTGTTAAATGAATATTAGATTAGTGAGATTTAGCTACAATGCTTATTATTTCAAAGTACGCAATCCCATGACTTTAGTTTACCATACTTCGTATAGACCCATTTGTTTGTTTACGTTACCATCTTCCTAGACAAAATCACCCAAAATGGGGATAACTGATCCCCTATATAATGCTCAAACAGTTAAAAGCTGGGCTATCAGCACTTGAAGACGCCTTGGGAGCAGGATTTGAAGACTTTAAGGTAACAACCGCTTCAAGTTTTGAAATAATATTACTTGCATTGGACAATTTGGGTGGAAGTTGTGAAAGTATTACTTGTATATTTGCCAGAGAGTTCGGACGGATCCTGATCTATCAAACCTAAGGGCATTAGAGGAATTTGAGCCTCTTGTGAAAAGGTTTGACGAATCATTTATCAATGAGAATGCCATCAATGCCATCAAGTCCCTATTCGGCTTCAAAACATAAAAACAGACTCTTC
It includes:
- the LOC103491636 gene encoding protein MET1, chloroplastic, encoding MFTTMSLAPHYLYSSRLLPKICPPNHSSSSSFILCSQSHSHPKLSHPPFSTSFSTSHSLKHSPFILRASDTESKTDTDSDDPNQQPYEEYEVELEQPYGLKFAKGRDGGTYIDAIAPGGFADKTGLFTVGDRVLATSAVFGTEIWPAAEYGRTMYTIRQRIGPLLMKMQKRYGKTDSFGELTEKEIIRAERNSGVVSNKVREIQLQNALRMKEQKARRENDLRQGLRLYKNAKYEEALEKFESVLGSKPTPDEASVASYNVACCYSQLNQLKAGLSALEDALGAGFEDFKRVRTDPDLSNLRALEEFEPLVKRFDESFINENAINAIKSLFGFKT